In the Haliaeetus albicilla chromosome 7, bHalAlb1.1, whole genome shotgun sequence genome, one interval contains:
- the ROBO3 gene encoding LOW QUALITY PROTEIN: roundabout homolog 3 (The sequence of the model RefSeq protein was modified relative to this genomic sequence to represent the inferred CDS: deleted 1 base in 1 codon), which produces MLRYLLKTLLQMNLFADSLGAEGSNSSQLLLGINRTIAALHLPGLPPGNGSHPQLEDMAPRIVEHPTDLLVSKGEPATLSCKAEGRPSPAVEWYKDGERVETDREDPRSHRTLLPGGSLFFLRILHGRRGKPDEGVYVCVARNYLGEATSRNASLEVAVLRDDFRQPPGDVVVAAGEPAVLECVPPRGHPEPSVSWKKNGVRLSDEDERLTIRGGKLMLASTRKSDAGVYVCVAANVVGERDSEPAELVVFERPAFGKRPLNKAVLVEGTVEFPCEVVGDPQPAARWRKEEGKMPPGRWEVLPDNTLRISRLRAEDEGTYTCVADNSVGRSEASGTLTVHVPPQLVTGPRDQTVTPGQSVTFQCQSKGNPPPAVFWQKEGSQTLLFPGQPLQPTSRFSVSPSGAITIANVQPTDAGYYLCQAISVAGSVLAKARLEVEEALAEQRPPVIRRGPANRTVLPVGATARLPCWVGGSDPPASVGWLKDGSTLVGAQPRASLLENGTLQITSLRVTDSGHYECVATSPAGETRWGGSLEVRGDGSDLSLPSPEPGVLPGPPSTPVVTNITKSSVTLSWKGNEDSGAAGITSYIVEAFSQAAGGPWQTVAADVESETHTVSGLVPDTVYLFLVRAVNAYGLSDPSGISEPVRTQGETHPTQQGLDPQQVQRELAQVAVHLQEPVVLPPGAVRLSWTVEHQTPFVQGYRVLYRQHGGRWEEAQVVQAPGERGALLTELRRGQDYEVKVQPYFHHLHGPDSAVRALRTPEAAPSAPPRAVSVAGNGTSVRISWQPPPAAEQNGVIRDYRIWCLGNESRFHINQSVEGTVLATVLRGLVPGVPYRAEVAAATGAGVGARSAPVPIRIGESLVAAAAPIGGGVAGVTPVLGTARRHPAGVSPFPTLFAAPPVERDVGPVGRSSVAERLAEVARQPAFIAGVGGACWVILAAFAAWLYGRRRRKKELSHFTASFAYTPTGKPTGAAGTRCGPSPPSPPPLSAVAFPAPARSSPRAAVGGGYPWLADAWRGGGAAGAAGCLGTTTERYYNDAGITRYIAQTEQFGAGSGEGPVYSTIEAGGEELCTFPRPFSQHGTPYAGGGPQLMDAPQASRGRDEHGRAKLGQAVKPPAVSWTELLPPPPSASELSQCAQEEEEEEEEDEEEEAARGLGREEWYPGEDVPCATGASSPAASSGCRSTATLTPSPHATEDIPRLRDFDSPRLPRRPPHGASTPPRAPSPPPSPDASKAHLPRARRPRGTGKSCRETPKSRLKPKCSRYHREKQQGDLPPPPLPPPGETPVPLPEREPSGAERKVTHRPARSDEVVPYGKPSCLPRGQVSGSCSTTGSISSRGSTSSRGHGSGRSQTPGDRGEGTGHRCRPGPPFPCPSQEKR; this is translated from the exons aTGCTGCGGTACCTGCTGAAGACGCTGCTGCAGATGAACCTGTTCGCCGACTCGCTGGGGGCCGAGGGCTCCAACTCGTCCCAGCTCCTGCTCGGCATCAACCGCACCATCGCCGCCCTCCACCTCCCCGGCCTCCCCCCCGGTAACG GGTCCCACCCTCAGCTGGAGGACATGGCACCCCGTATCGTGGAGCACCCCACGGATCTCCTGGTCTCCAAGGGGGAACCGGCCACCTTGAGCTGCAAAGCCGAAGGGCGCCCATCCCCGGCGGTGGAGTGGTACAAAGATGGGGAGCGGGTGGAGACGGACCGGGAGGACCCCCGCTCCCACCGCACCCTCCTGCCGGGGGggtccctcttcttcctccgCATCCTCCATGGCCGGCGGGGGAAGCCCGACGAGGGGGTCTATGTCTGCGTGGCCAGAAATTACCTGGGGGAGGCCACCAGCAGGAATGCATCCTTGGAGGTGGCCG TGCTGCGGGATGATTTCCGGCAGCCCCCCGGGGACGTGGTGGTGGCGGCGGGCGAACCGGCCGTCCTGgagtgtgtccccccccgcgGCCACCCCGAACCCAGCGTCTCCTGGAAGAAGAACGGTGTTCGCCTCAGCGACGAGGACGAGCGCTTGACG ATCCGCGGTGGGAAGCTGATGCTGGCCAGCACCCGTAAGAGCGATGCCGGCGTCTACGTCTGCGTGGCCGCCAACGTGGTGGGGGAGAGGGACAGCGAGCCGGCCGAGCTAGTGGTCTTCG AGCGCCCAGCGTTCGGCAAGAGGCCCCTCAACAAAGCGGTGCTGGTGGAGGGGACGGTGGAGTTTCCCTGCGAGGTGGTGGGGGACCCCCAGCCCGCGGCTCGCTGGCGCAAGGAGGAGGGCAAGATGCCTCCGGGAAG GTGGGAGGTGTTGCCCGACAACACCCTGCGGATCAGCCGGCTGCGGGCGGAGGACGAGGGCACCTACACCTGCGTGGCCGACAACAGTGTGGGCAGGTCGGAGGCGTCGGGCACCCTCACCGTGCACG TGCCCCCCCAGCTCGTCACTGGCCCCCGCGACCAGACTGTCACCCCCGGCCAGAGCGTGACCTTCCAGTGCCAGAGCAAGGGCAACCCGCCGCCCGCCGTGTTTTGGCAGAAGGAGGGTAGCCAG accctgcTGTTCCCCGgccagcccctgcagcccaccagCCGCTTTTCGGTGAGCCCCAGCGGCGCCATCACCATCGCCAACGTGCAGCCCACCGACGCCGGTTATTACCTGTGCCAGGCCATCAGCGTGGCCGGCAGCGTGCTGGCCAAGGCGCGgttggaggtggaagagg CGCTGGCTGAGCAGCGACCACCGGTGATCCGCCGGGGTCCCGCCAACCGGACGGTGCTGCCGGTGGGGGCCACGGCGCGGTTGCCTtgctgggtggggggcagtgaCCCCCCGGCCAGCGTGGGGTGGCTGAAGGATGGGAGCACCCTGGTAGGTGCCCAGCCCCGCGCCAGCCTGCTGGAGAACGGCACCCTGCAGATCACCAGCCTCCGG GTGACGGACTCCGGGCACTACGAGTGCGTGGCCACCAGCCCGGCGGGCGAGACCCGCTGGGGCGGCTCCCTGGAGGTGCGAG GTGACGGATCCGacctctccctgccttcccccgAGCCCGGTGTCCTCCCTGGGCCACCCTCCACCCCTGTGGTCACCAACATCACCAAAAGCAGCGTCACCCTGAGCTGGAAAGGGAATGAGGACAGCGGTGCTGCCGGCATCACCTCCTACATAGTGGAGGCTTTCAG CCAGGCGGCGGGTGGCCCATGGCAGACGGTGGCAGCCGACGTGGAGAGTGAGACCCACACGGTGAGCGGCCTCGTCCCCGACACCGTCTACCTCTTCTTGGTGCGGGCGGTCAACGCCTACGGGCTCAGTGACCCCAGCGGCATCTCGGAGCCTGTGCGCACCCAAGGTGAGACCCA CCCCACGCAGCAAGGGCTGGACCCCCAGCAGGTGCAGCGGGAGCTGGCACAAGTGGCCGTGCACCTACAGGAACCCGTGGTGCTGCCACCGGGTGCTGTCCGCCTCTCCTGGACC GTGGAGCACCAAACACCGTTCGTTCAGGGCTACCGGGTGCTGTACCGGCAGCACGGTGGGCGCTGGGAGGAGGCGCAGGTGGTGCAGGCACCGGGGGAACGGGGGGCCTTGCTCACTGAGCTGCGCCGAGGCCAGGACTACGAGGTCAAGGTCCAACCCTACTTCCATCATCTCCACGGCCCCGACAGCGCTGTGCGCGCCCTGCGCACCCCTGAGGCGG CCCCCAGTGCCCCTCCACGAGCTGTCAGCGTGGCTGGTAATGGCACCAGTGTCCGCATCTCGTggcagccgccgccggcggCTGAGCAGAACGGCGTCATCCGTGATTACCGG aTTTGGTGCTTGGGCAACGAGAGCCGCTTCCACATCAACCAGAGCGTGGAGGGGACAGTGCTGGCGACGGTGCTGCGGGGGCTGGTCCCCGGCGTCCCTTACCGTGCTGAAGTCGCTGCCGCCACCGGCGCTGGCGTGGGCGCCCGCAGCGCCCCTGTCCCCATCCGCATCGGTGAGTCTCTCGTCGCCGCCGCCGCACCCATTggtgggggggtggcgggggtcACCCCAGTGCTGGGGACGGCTCGTCGGCAC CCTGCCGGTGTGTCCCCCTTCCCCACGTTGTTTGCAGCCCCCCCGGTGGAGCGGGATGTGGGGCCAGTGGGCAGGAGCAGCGTGGCCGAGCGTTTGGCTGAGGTGGCCAGGCAGCCGGCCTTCATCGCTGGCGTTGGCGGCGCTTGCTGGGTCATCCTCGCTGCCTTCGCCGCTTGGCTCTATGGCCGCCGCCGGAGGAAGAAGGAGCTCAGCCACTTCACTG CATCCTTCGCCTATACGCCCACCGGTAAGCCTACAGGTGCCGCGGGGACCCGTTGCGGCCCCTCGCCGCCCTCACCCCCACCTCTTTCCGCAGTCGCCTTCCCAGCTCCGGCACGCAGCAGCCCCAG GGCAGCCGTTGGTGGTGGTTACCCGTGGCTGGCAGACGCATGGCGCGGTGGTGGTGCAGCCGGTGCCGCCGGCTGCTTGGGGACCACCACCGAGAGATACTACAATG ATGCCGGCATCACCCGTTACATTGCCCAGACGGAGCAATTTGGAGCGGGGTCTGGAGAGGGGCCAGTTTACAGCACCATCGAGGCGGGCGGCGAGGAGCTCTGCACCTTCCCCCGTCCATTCTCACAGCACGGGACCCCCTACgccggggggggtccccagctgATGGATGCCCCCCAGGCATCCCGTGGCCGAGACGAGCATGGTAGGGCG AAGTTGGGGCAAGCGGTAAAACCGCCggcggtgagctggacggaGCTGCTGCCCCCACCACCCTCGGCCAGCGAGCTCAGCCAGTGtgcccaggaggaggaggaggaggaagaggaggatgaagaggaagaggCGGCCAGAGG gttggggagggaggagtggtATCCCGGTGAGGATGTCCCCTGTGCCACCGGTGCATCCTCgcctgctgcctcctctggCTGCCGGTCCACCGCCACACTGACACCATCGCCCCATGCCACTGAGGACATCCCCCGGCTCCGTGACTTTGATAGCCCCCGCCTGCCCCG GAGACCCCCCCACGGCGCCAGCACCCCCCCGCGGGCACCCAGTCCCCCACCGAGTCCAGATGCCAGCAAGGCCCACCTGCCCCGAGCCCGCCGCCCCCGTGGCACAG GGAAAAGCTGCAGGGAGACCCCGAAAAGTCGCCTGAAGCCCAAATGCAGCCGCTACCACcgggaaaagcagcagggag acCTGCCACCGCCACCGCTGCCACCACCGGGCGAGACCCCCGTCCCCTTGCCGGAGCGGGAGCCAAGTGGGGCCGAGCGCAAGGTCACCCATCGCCCAGCCCGCAGCG ATGAGGTCGTCCCCTACGGCAaaccctcctgcctgccccgaGGGCAGGTGTCCGGCAGCTGCTCCACAACGGGCAGCATCTCATCCCGCGGCTCCACCAGCTCCCGCGGCCATGGCTCAGGACGCAGCCAGACCCCGGGGGACCGTGGTGAAGGGACAGGCCATCGTTGCCGCCCGGGTCCCCCATTTCCCTGCCCATCGCAGGAGAAGCGATGA